In Campylobacter sp. 2014D-0216, the following proteins share a genomic window:
- the gltX gene encoding glutamate--tRNA ligase: MQEITTRFAPSPTGYLHIGGLRTALYNYLYARKNKGKFLLRIEDTDLKRNSQEATQAIIEAFEWCGLNHDGIIEYQSQRFDIYKQYIQKLLDEGKAYYCYMSKEELDELRAKQEAAKERPRYDGRYRDFKGTPPSGIEPVVRIKAPQSGEIKFIDGIKGEVSFKAEDILDDFVIARSDGSPIYNLTVVIDDALMGVSDVIRGDDHLSNTPKQIVLYEALGFKIPQFYHVAMIHGEDGKKLSKRHGATDVMEYKNMGILPQALLNFLVRLGWSHGDDEIFSLETMQELFDPNHINKSASCYNFKKLEWLNAHYIKTLPFEEINRQLKDLGFDLSQFDKAPFLLDLLRERAKTLHDIIQSAKVLLNDPKEYDQKAVDKFLNTTNLAYLEKYAMVLNTQKKACEFEELTNQFLEENNLKLKDLAQAIRIALTGSSVSPSIFEVLEFLGVQKAKLRIENLLKYMKEK, from the coding sequence ATGCAAGAAATCACAACACGTTTTGCTCCTTCTCCAACAGGATATTTACATATAGGTGGACTTAGAACAGCTTTATATAACTATCTTTATGCAAGAAAGAATAAGGGTAAGTTTTTATTGCGTATTGAAGATACGGATTTAAAAAGAAATTCACAAGAAGCAACACAAGCAATTATAGAAGCATTTGAGTGGTGTGGGCTAAATCATGATGGGATAATCGAGTATCAATCTCAAAGATTTGATATTTATAAACAATATATTCAAAAACTACTAGATGAGGGTAAGGCATATTATTGTTATATGAGTAAAGAAGAGCTTGATGAATTAAGAGCTAAGCAAGAAGCAGCTAAAGAACGCCCAAGATATGATGGAAGATATAGGGATTTTAAAGGCACTCCACCAAGTGGCATTGAACCGGTGGTGCGTATTAAAGCGCCACAAAGTGGAGAAATTAAATTTATAGATGGTATTAAAGGCGAGGTAAGTTTTAAGGCTGAAGATATTTTAGATGATTTTGTAATCGCGAGAAGTGATGGTAGTCCAATTTATAATTTAACTGTTGTAATTGATGATGCGTTAATGGGTGTGAGTGATGTTATAAGGGGAGATGATCATTTGTCAAATACACCAAAGCAAATTGTGCTTTATGAAGCATTAGGTTTTAAAATTCCTCAATTTTATCATGTGGCCATGATCCATGGAGAAGATGGTAAAAAACTTTCTAAGCGTCATGGTGCGACCGATGTAATGGAATACAAAAATATGGGAATTTTACCTCAGGCTTTGCTTAATTTTTTAGTGCGTCTTGGTTGGAGCCATGGAGATGATGAAATTTTTTCTTTAGAAACTATGCAAGAACTTTTTGATCCAAATCATATCAACAAAAGCGCATCTTGCTATAACTTTAAAAAATTAGAATGGCTCAATGCTCACTATATTAAAACTTTACCATTTGAAGAAATTAATAGGCAGCTAAAAGATCTTGGTTTTGATTTGAGTCAGTTTGATAAAGCACCGTTTTTATTAGATCTATTAAGAGAGAGAGCAAAAACCCTACATGATATCATTCAAAGTGCTAAAGTGTTACTAAATGACCCAAAAGAATATGATCAAAAGGCTGTGGATAAATTTCTTAATACAACGAATTTAGCTTATTTGGAAAAATACGCTATGGTTTTAAATACACAAAAAAAAGCTTGTGAATTTGAAGAATTAACTAATCAATTCTTAGAAGAAAATAACTTGAAGTTAAAAGATCTAGCTCAAGCTATACGTATTGCACTTACGGGCAGCTCGGTGAGCCCTAGTATATTTGAAGTATTAGAATTTTTAGGAGTGCAAAAAGCTAAGCTTAGGATAGAGAATTTACTCAAATACATGAAGGAGAAATAA
- a CDS encoding peptidyl-prolyl cis-trans isomerase, with translation MKKFLLSCCFTANILYAQTLGGVAMVVENQPITLYDIKQTMKQLQTNDKQKAIAFLVDDKIQQSEAQKLGINVSTFELNEKLAQIAKGNKTDINGLQAKIEKDGLNFDVFKNQVRKDIEREKLYRSIMQNAKINIDDEAIKHFYENNLDKFSTFSNIDLVVYNSTNPELLQQLAQNPMYKNAQIKSKAISLNAANIDPRLLALLNNTKIGEFTPVLNGENAYIVYFIKEKYGKNPIDFDLIKDQVSNAYILSQKEQALKNHLDKIRANAHIEELR, from the coding sequence ATGAAAAAATTTTTATTATCTTGCTGTTTTACAGCAAATATCCTATACGCACAAACCCTAGGTGGTGTAGCAATGGTAGTAGAAAATCAACCCATTACTCTATATGATATTAAACAAACAATGAAACAGCTACAAACTAATGATAAGCAAAAAGCTATTGCTTTTTTAGTAGATGATAAAATCCAGCAAAGCGAAGCACAAAAACTAGGGATCAATGTCAGCACTTTTGAGCTCAATGAAAAACTAGCCCAAATTGCTAAAGGCAATAAAACCGATATTAACGGCTTGCAAGCAAAAATAGAAAAAGATGGTCTTAATTTTGATGTTTTTAAAAATCAAGTAAGAAAAGACATTGAAAGAGAAAAGCTATATAGAAGTATCATGCAAAATGCAAAAATCAATATCGATGATGAGGCGATTAAGCATTTTTACGAAAACAACCTTGATAAATTTAGCACTTTTTCCAACATCGACCTAGTAGTTTACAACTCTACCAATCCTGAACTTTTGCAACAACTTGCGCAAAATCCTATGTATAAAAATGCCCAAATCAAATCAAAAGCCATTAGCTTAAACGCAGCTAACATAGATCCAAGATTACTCGCATTATTAAACAACACCAAAATAGGAGAATTTACACCAGTATTAAACGGAGAAAATGCTTATATTGTATACTTTATAAAAGAAAAATATGGAAAAAATCCTATTGATTTTGATTTGATCAAAGATCAAGTAAGCAACGCATATATTCTTAGCCAAAAAGAACAAGCTTTAAAAAATCATCTAGATAAAATAAGAGCAAATGCTCACATAGAAGAATTAAGATAG